A portion of the Aphelocoma coerulescens isolate FSJ_1873_10779 chromosome 1, UR_Acoe_1.0, whole genome shotgun sequence genome contains these proteins:
- the POU4F1 gene encoding POU domain, class 4, transcription factor 1 isoform X3 — protein MMSMNSKQPHFAMHPTLPEHKYPSLHSSSEAIRRACLPTPPLQSNIFASLDETLLARAEALAAVDIAVSQGKSHPFKPDATYHTMNSVPCTSTSTVPLAHHHHHHHHHHQALEPGDLLDHITSPSLALGGGGGGGLISTSAHPHSHMHGLGHLSHPAAMNMPSGLPHPGLVAAHHGAAGQVASAAAVVGAAGLASICDSDTDPRELEAFAERFKQRRIKLGVTQADVGSALANLKIPGVGSLSQSTICRFESLTLSHNNMIALKPILQAWLEEAEGAQREKMNKPELFNGGEKKRKRTSIAAPEKRSLEAYFAVQPRPSSEKIAAIAEKLDLKKNVVRVWFCNQRQKQKRMKFSATY, from the exons ATGATGTCCATGAACAGCAAACAGCCTCATTTTGCCATGCATCCCACCCTACCTGAGCACAAATACCCCTCTCTACACTCCAGCTCGGAAGCAATAAGAAGAGCATGTCTACCAACTCCACCG ctgcagagcaatATCTTCGCCAGCCTCGATGAGACCCTGCTGGCGCGGGCCGAGGCTCTGGCCGCCGTCGACATCGCCGTCTCGCAGGGCAAGAGCCACCCGTTCAAGCCCGACGCCACGTACCACACCATGAACAGTGTGCCCTGCACCTCCACCTCCACCGTGCCCCTGgcgcaccaccaccaccaccaccaccaccatcaccagGCGCTGGAGCCCGGCGACCTCCTCGACCACATCACCTCCCCCTCCCTTGCCCT cggcggcgggggcggcggcggcctcATCTCCACCTCGGCCCACCCGCACTCGCACATGCACGGCCTGGGCCACCTCTCGCACCCGGCCGCCATGAACATGCCGTCGGGGCTGCCGCACCCCGGGCTGGTGGCCGCGCACCACGGCGCCGCGGGGCAGGTGGCCTCGGCGGCGGCGGTGGTGGGAGCGGCCGGCCTGGCCTCCATCTGCGACTCGGACACGGACCCGCGAGAGCTGGAGGCCTTCGCCGAGCGCTTCAAGCAGCGCCGCATCAAGCTGGGGGTGACCCAGGCCGACGTGGGCTCGGCGCTGGCCAACCTGAAGATCCCGGGGGTGGGCTCCCTCAGCCAGAGCACCATCTGCCGCTTCGAGTCCCTCACCCTCTCCCACAACAACATGATCGCCCTCAAGCCCATCCTGCAGGCCTGGCTGGAGGAGGCCGAGGGTgcccagagggaaaaaatgaacAAGCCCGAGCTCTTCAACGGGGGCGAGAAGAAGCGCAAGCGGACTTCCATCGCCGCCCCGGAAAAGCGCTCACTGGAGGCGTACTTCGCCGTCCAGCCCCGGCCCTCCTCCGAGAAGATCGCCGCCATCGCCGAGAAATTGGACCTCAAAAAGAATGTGGTGCGGGTTTGGTTTTGCAACCAGAGACAGAAGCAGAAACGGATGAAATTTTCCGCCACCTACTAG
- the POU4F1 gene encoding POU domain, class 4, transcription factor 1 isoform X1, with amino-acid sequence MMSMNSKQPHFAMHPTLPEHKYPSLHSSSEAIRRACLPTPPLQSNIFASLDETLLARAEALAAVDIAVSQGKSHPFKPDATYHTMNSVPCTSTSTVPLAHHHHHHHHHHQALEPGDLLDHITSPSLALMPGGGGGGGGGGGGHDGAGGGGGGAGGGGAGGGGGGGGGGLISTSAHPHSHMHGLGHLSHPAAMNMPSGLPHPGLVAAHHGAAGQVASAAAVVGAAGLASICDSDTDPRELEAFAERFKQRRIKLGVTQADVGSALANLKIPGVGSLSQSTICRFESLTLSHNNMIALKPILQAWLEEAEGAQREKMNKPELFNGGEKKRKRTSIAAPEKRSLEAYFAVQPRPSSEKIAAIAEKLDLKKNVVRVWFCNQRQKQKRMKFSATY; translated from the exons ATGATGTCCATGAACAGCAAACAGCCTCATTTTGCCATGCATCCCACCCTACCTGAGCACAAATACCCCTCTCTACACTCCAGCTCGGAAGCAATAAGAAGAGCATGTCTACCAACTCCACCG ctgcagagcaatATCTTCGCCAGCCTCGATGAGACCCTGCTGGCGCGGGCCGAGGCTCTGGCCGCCGTCGACATCGCCGTCTCGCAGGGCAAGAGCCACCCGTTCAAGCCCGACGCCACGTACCACACCATGAACAGTGTGCCCTGCACCTCCACCTCCACCGTGCCCCTGgcgcaccaccaccaccaccaccaccaccatcaccagGCGCTGGAGCCCGGCGACCTCCTCGACCACATCACCTCCCCCTCCCTTGCCCTCATgcccggcggaggcggcggcggagggggcggcggcggcggccacgacggggcgggaggcggcggcggaggggccggcggcggcggggctggcggcggcggcggcgggggcggcggcggcctcATCTCCACCTCGGCCCACCCGCACTCGCACATGCACGGCCTGGGCCACCTCTCGCACCCGGCCGCCATGAACATGCCGTCGGGGCTGCCGCACCCCGGGCTGGTGGCCGCGCACCACGGCGCCGCGGGGCAGGTGGCCTCGGCGGCGGCGGTGGTGGGAGCGGCCGGCCTGGCCTCCATCTGCGACTCGGACACGGACCCGCGAGAGCTGGAGGCCTTCGCCGAGCGCTTCAAGCAGCGCCGCATCAAGCTGGGGGTGACCCAGGCCGACGTGGGCTCGGCGCTGGCCAACCTGAAGATCCCGGGGGTGGGCTCCCTCAGCCAGAGCACCATCTGCCGCTTCGAGTCCCTCACCCTCTCCCACAACAACATGATCGCCCTCAAGCCCATCCTGCAGGCCTGGCTGGAGGAGGCCGAGGGTgcccagagggaaaaaatgaacAAGCCCGAGCTCTTCAACGGGGGCGAGAAGAAGCGCAAGCGGACTTCCATCGCCGCCCCGGAAAAGCGCTCACTGGAGGCGTACTTCGCCGTCCAGCCCCGGCCCTCCTCCGAGAAGATCGCCGCCATCGCCGAGAAATTGGACCTCAAAAAGAATGTGGTGCGGGTTTGGTTTTGCAACCAGAGACAGAAGCAGAAACGGATGAAATTTTCCGCCACCTACTAG
- the POU4F1 gene encoding POU domain, class 4, transcription factor 1 isoform X2: protein MMSMNSKQPHFAMHPTLPEHKYPSLHSSSEAIRRACLPTPPLQSNIFASLDETLLARAEALAAVDIAVSQGKSHPFKPDATYHTMNSVPCTSTSTVPLAHHHHHHHHHHQALEPGDLLDHITSPSLALSGGGGGGGGLISTSAHPHSHMHGLGHLSHPAAMNMPSGLPHPGLVAAHHGAAGQVASAAAVVGAAGLASICDSDTDPRELEAFAERFKQRRIKLGVTQADVGSALANLKIPGVGSLSQSTICRFESLTLSHNNMIALKPILQAWLEEAEGAQREKMNKPELFNGGEKKRKRTSIAAPEKRSLEAYFAVQPRPSSEKIAAIAEKLDLKKNVVRVWFCNQRQKQKRMKFSATY, encoded by the exons ATGATGTCCATGAACAGCAAACAGCCTCATTTTGCCATGCATCCCACCCTACCTGAGCACAAATACCCCTCTCTACACTCCAGCTCGGAAGCAATAAGAAGAGCATGTCTACCAACTCCACCG ctgcagagcaatATCTTCGCCAGCCTCGATGAGACCCTGCTGGCGCGGGCCGAGGCTCTGGCCGCCGTCGACATCGCCGTCTCGCAGGGCAAGAGCCACCCGTTCAAGCCCGACGCCACGTACCACACCATGAACAGTGTGCCCTGCACCTCCACCTCCACCGTGCCCCTGgcgcaccaccaccaccaccaccaccaccatcaccagGCGCTGGAGCCCGGCGACCTCCTCGACCACATCACCTCCCCCTCCCTTGCCCTCA gcggcggcggcgggggcggcggcggcctcATCTCCACCTCGGCCCACCCGCACTCGCACATGCACGGCCTGGGCCACCTCTCGCACCCGGCCGCCATGAACATGCCGTCGGGGCTGCCGCACCCCGGGCTGGTGGCCGCGCACCACGGCGCCGCGGGGCAGGTGGCCTCGGCGGCGGCGGTGGTGGGAGCGGCCGGCCTGGCCTCCATCTGCGACTCGGACACGGACCCGCGAGAGCTGGAGGCCTTCGCCGAGCGCTTCAAGCAGCGCCGCATCAAGCTGGGGGTGACCCAGGCCGACGTGGGCTCGGCGCTGGCCAACCTGAAGATCCCGGGGGTGGGCTCCCTCAGCCAGAGCACCATCTGCCGCTTCGAGTCCCTCACCCTCTCCCACAACAACATGATCGCCCTCAAGCCCATCCTGCAGGCCTGGCTGGAGGAGGCCGAGGGTgcccagagggaaaaaatgaacAAGCCCGAGCTCTTCAACGGGGGCGAGAAGAAGCGCAAGCGGACTTCCATCGCCGCCCCGGAAAAGCGCTCACTGGAGGCGTACTTCGCCGTCCAGCCCCGGCCCTCCTCCGAGAAGATCGCCGCCATCGCCGAGAAATTGGACCTCAAAAAGAATGTGGTGCGGGTTTGGTTTTGCAACCAGAGACAGAAGCAGAAACGGATGAAATTTTCCGCCACCTACTAG